The Lycium barbarum isolate Lr01 chromosome 12, ASM1917538v2, whole genome shotgun sequence genome includes a region encoding these proteins:
- the LOC132623402 gene encoding protein DETOXIFICATION 14-like isoform X1, which produces MAMEEPLVVNLEKEDVVVTRKVFVEELNEASRIAMPMIVVTVSQYLLRVSPMIMLGHLGELSLSSASIATSLSNVTGYSLLFGMSSALETLCGQAYGAGQYRKLGTFTYSAIICLFLVCIPVSLLWIFTDKLLILMGQDHSIATEAGKYAIWLIPTLFPYAILQSLVRYLQAQSLILPMLLSAVVSLCFQVTVCWAFIFKLNLGIAGAALSIGLSYWLNVILLILYVKYSSACEKTRASFSSDVFLTIGDFFRFAIPSAVMVCLEWWSFELIILLSGLLPNPMLETSVLSICFTTTSVLYHIPYSFGAAASTRVSNELGAGRPQAAKIALAAMIVLSVTEFVLASITLFALRHSWGYAFTYEKEVVTYVAEITPILCISIIMDGAQAVLSGVARGSGWQHIGAYVNLGAYYLVGIPAALLLGFVLHLNGKGLWSGLVAGATVQSISLSLVTGLTNWEKQAIEARHRIFSEKRPGENQFIE; this is translated from the exons ATGGCTATGGAGGAGCCTCTGGTGGTTAACCTGGAGAAAGAAGATGTGGTGGTGACAAGAAAAGTGTTTGTTGAAGAGTTGAATGAGGCGAGTCGTATAGCTATGCCGATGATAGTTGTGACAGTATCACAGTACCTTTTGCGTGTTTCACCAATGATAATGTTGGGTCATCTTGGTGAACTTTCACTTTCTAGTGCTTCTATTGCTACTTCACTTTCCAATGTTACCGGCTACAGTCTTCTT TTTGGAATGTCTAGTGCACTGGAGACTCTATGTGGGCAGGCCTATGGAGCAGGACAATACCGAAAACTTGGAACTTTTACTTATAGTGCTATTATTTGTCTATTTCTGGTATGCATACCAGTCTCTCTTCTATGGATCTTCACGGATAAACTTCTTATATTGATGGGCCAAGATCATTCAATCGCAACTGAAGCTGGAAAATACGCAATTTGGCTCATTCCAACACTATTTCCATATGCTATTCTTCAGTCACTCGTTCGGTACCTTCAGGCACAGAGTTTAATCCTACCAATGCTTTTGAGTGCAGTTGTATCTTTATGCTTCCAAGTGACGGTTTGTTGGGCTTTTATATTCAAATTGAATTTAGGGATTGCTGGAGCAGCGTTGTCAATCGGTTTATCCTATTGGTTGAATGTGATCTTGCTTATTCTTTATGTGAAGTACTCATCGGCTTGTGAAAAGACTCGAGCTTCATTCTCTAGCGATGTTTTCCTGACTATAGGGGACTTCTTCCGCTTTGCAATCCCATCTGCTGTAATGGTTTG CTTGGAATGGTGGTCATTTGAGCTAATCATTCTGCTCTCTGGTCTGTTGCCAAATCCGATGCTAGAGACGTCCGTTCTATCCATATG CTTTACAACCACTTCAGTGCTCTACCATATACCTTACTCTTTTGGTGCTGCAGCAAG TACTCGGGTTTCAAATGAACTTGGAGCTGGGAGACCACAGGCGGCAAAAATTGCTCTCGCTGCTATGATAGTTCTCTCTGTCACAGAGTTTGTTCTTGCAAGTATTACTCTATTTGCGCTCCGCCATTCATGGGGCTATGCATTTACTTATGAGAAAGAAGTCGTCACTTATGTTGCGGAAATTACTCCTATTCTTTGCATATCAATCATCATGGACGGCGCTCAAGCAGTACTATCAG GAGTTGCCAGAGGAAGTGGGTGGCAACATATTGGAGCCTATGTGAACCTTGGAGCATATTATTTGGTTGGAATTCCGGCGGCTCTATTACTTGGATTTGTGTTGCATCTAAATGGCAAGGGTCTTTGGAGTGGATTGGTGGCTGGAGCAACTGTGCAATCTATTTCACTCTCCCTTGTCACAGGCCTCACCAATTGGGAAAAACAG GCCATTGAAGCAAGACACAGAATTTTTAGTGAAAAGCGTCCTGGCGAAAATCAGTTCATTGAATGA
- the LOC132623402 gene encoding protein DETOXIFICATION 14-like isoform X2, whose amino-acid sequence MAMEEPLVVNLEKEDVVVTRKVFVEELNEASRIAMPMIVVTVSQYLLRVSPMIMLGHLGELSLSSASIATSLSNVTGYSLLFGMSSALETLCGQAYGAGQYRKLGTFTYSAIICLFLVCIPVSLLWIFTDKLLILMGQDHSIATEAGKYAIWLIPTLFPYAILQSLVRYLQAQSLILPMLLSAVVSLCFQVTVCWAFIFKLNLGIAGAALSIGLSYWLNVILLILYVKYSSACEKTRASFSSDVFLTIGDFFRFAIPSAVMVCLEWWSFELIILLSGLLPNPMLETSVLSICFTTTSVLYHIPYSFGAAASTRVSNELGAGRPQAAKIALAAMIVLSVTEFVLASITLFALRHSWGYAFTYEKEVVTYVAEITPILCISIIMDGAQAVLSEEVGGNILEPM is encoded by the exons ATGGCTATGGAGGAGCCTCTGGTGGTTAACCTGGAGAAAGAAGATGTGGTGGTGACAAGAAAAGTGTTTGTTGAAGAGTTGAATGAGGCGAGTCGTATAGCTATGCCGATGATAGTTGTGACAGTATCACAGTACCTTTTGCGTGTTTCACCAATGATAATGTTGGGTCATCTTGGTGAACTTTCACTTTCTAGTGCTTCTATTGCTACTTCACTTTCCAATGTTACCGGCTACAGTCTTCTT TTTGGAATGTCTAGTGCACTGGAGACTCTATGTGGGCAGGCCTATGGAGCAGGACAATACCGAAAACTTGGAACTTTTACTTATAGTGCTATTATTTGTCTATTTCTGGTATGCATACCAGTCTCTCTTCTATGGATCTTCACGGATAAACTTCTTATATTGATGGGCCAAGATCATTCAATCGCAACTGAAGCTGGAAAATACGCAATTTGGCTCATTCCAACACTATTTCCATATGCTATTCTTCAGTCACTCGTTCGGTACCTTCAGGCACAGAGTTTAATCCTACCAATGCTTTTGAGTGCAGTTGTATCTTTATGCTTCCAAGTGACGGTTTGTTGGGCTTTTATATTCAAATTGAATTTAGGGATTGCTGGAGCAGCGTTGTCAATCGGTTTATCCTATTGGTTGAATGTGATCTTGCTTATTCTTTATGTGAAGTACTCATCGGCTTGTGAAAAGACTCGAGCTTCATTCTCTAGCGATGTTTTCCTGACTATAGGGGACTTCTTCCGCTTTGCAATCCCATCTGCTGTAATGGTTTG CTTGGAATGGTGGTCATTTGAGCTAATCATTCTGCTCTCTGGTCTGTTGCCAAATCCGATGCTAGAGACGTCCGTTCTATCCATATG CTTTACAACCACTTCAGTGCTCTACCATATACCTTACTCTTTTGGTGCTGCAGCAAG TACTCGGGTTTCAAATGAACTTGGAGCTGGGAGACCACAGGCGGCAAAAATTGCTCTCGCTGCTATGATAGTTCTCTCTGTCACAGAGTTTGTTCTTGCAAGTATTACTCTATTTGCGCTCCGCCATTCATGGGGCTATGCATTTACTTATGAGAAAGAAGTCGTCACTTATGTTGCGGAAATTACTCCTATTCTTTGCATATCAATCATCATGGACGGCGCTCAAGCAGTACTATCAG AGGAAGTGGGTGGCAACATATTGGAGCCTATGTGA